A region from the Halosolutus gelatinilyticus genome encodes:
- a CDS encoding class I SAM-dependent methyltransferase has protein sequence MTDWADLCRRGLNRPEKLPRYLFGLLAPSSRWGPEWRKRDGTVLFEPGGYAASPRTRPEFASNLYREVDGLWAALDAHLDGGTVDRTLEVGCGYGRLSPWIATRAGSFVGVDPDERALGIARRQYPDLAFARGRAEALPIDDGSIDLLVTWTVLQHVADDRIADVVAEFRRTLSDDGVAVCCERVEPPGDDHLWPRSVESYDRLFDPMDLEGTYERPVEPTWGEAMATDRPPERVLVFRS, from the coding sequence GTGACGGACTGGGCCGATCTGTGCAGGCGGGGGCTCAACCGACCGGAGAAGCTCCCGCGGTACCTGTTCGGGCTGCTCGCGCCCTCGTCGCGCTGGGGCCCCGAGTGGCGCAAACGCGACGGGACCGTCCTGTTCGAACCCGGCGGGTACGCCGCGAGTCCCCGCACGCGGCCGGAGTTCGCGTCGAACCTCTACCGCGAGGTCGACGGGCTGTGGGCGGCGCTCGACGCCCACCTCGACGGCGGGACGGTCGATCGGACGCTCGAGGTCGGCTGCGGCTACGGGCGGCTCTCGCCGTGGATCGCGACCCGCGCCGGCTCCTTCGTCGGCGTCGATCCGGACGAGCGCGCGCTCGGGATCGCCCGACGGCAGTATCCGGACCTCGCGTTCGCCCGCGGGCGGGCGGAGGCGTTGCCCATCGACGACGGTTCGATCGACCTGCTCGTCACCTGGACGGTCCTCCAGCACGTCGCCGACGATCGGATCGCCGACGTCGTCGCCGAGTTTCGGCGAACCCTCTCGGACGACGGCGTCGCCGTCTGCTGCGAGCGGGTCGAACCGCCCGGCGACGACCACCTCTGGCCCCGATCGGTCGAGAGCTACGATCGGCTGTTCGACCCGATGGACCTCGAGGGGACGTACGAGCGTCCGGTCGAACCGACGTGGGGCGAGGCGATGGCGACGGATCGACCGCCGGAGCGCGTGCTGGTATTCCGGTCGTAA
- a CDS encoding trimethylamine methyltransferase family protein, which produces MEGNTTTFGGLLAGQAIGSITFVTGFFLGGPTGPVTIAGGAIIALCIAGLAFVALTEGEPT; this is translated from the coding sequence ATGGAAGGGAACACGACCACGTTCGGCGGACTGCTCGCGGGCCAGGCTATCGGCTCCATCACCTTCGTCACGGGGTTCTTCCTCGGCGGCCCGACCGGCCCCGTCACGATCGCCGGCGGCGCGATAATCGCCCTCTGCATCGCCGGGCTGGCGTTCGTCGCGCTGACCGAGGGGGAGCCGACGTAA
- a CDS encoding NADH-quinone oxidoreductase subunit D, whose translation MSESPQQERERIDPEYDHIREDGVDVGELEDLLDEYAIGRDDHENAPAFVIRADEVQEVLTLLRDEAGFDHLSCLTPQEYEDRYESILHLTKYDRRTHEVTLIAQLPQSNPVCQSAEPVFRTADWHEREAYDLVGIEYDGHPDLRRILLPDSWQGHPLALDYDQQKPQIVEFAEHANPLQPDREGPESDTMLINIGPHHPATHGVLHLKTILDGETVADVDPDVGYLHRCEEQMCQNGEYRHQIIPYSNRWDYTANLPNEWAVARAIEDITDIEVPEYAQVLRTMSTEFGRMLGHFLAVGTFALDVYGDFTAIFQYAFRDREVVQDILEDLTGQRMMFYYFRLGGVAWDLPRPREEWIEKCRDFLDDLPAKMEEYHALLTGNEIFQVRCLDTGVLEPEVAKDYGCTGPVARGSGIDYDLRRDDSYGYYPNLDWNVVTEDGCDNYSRVLVRMQEVEESAKIVEQCLDLLEDWPEDERTVQSNVPRTLKPDAGTETYRAVESAKGELGIYIRSDGSNSPARFKIRSPCYHNLSALPEMAEGEYVADLIASLGSLDIVLGSVDR comes from the coding sequence ATGAGCGAATCACCACAACAAGAGCGCGAACGCATCGATCCCGAGTATGACCACATCCGGGAGGACGGCGTCGACGTGGGCGAACTCGAGGACCTGCTCGACGAGTACGCGATCGGACGAGACGACCACGAGAACGCGCCCGCGTTCGTAATCCGGGCGGACGAGGTCCAGGAGGTGCTGACCCTCTTACGGGACGAGGCGGGCTTCGACCACCTCTCGTGTCTCACGCCCCAGGAGTACGAGGATCGGTACGAGTCGATCCTCCACCTCACGAAGTACGATCGGCGGACCCACGAGGTGACCCTGATCGCGCAGCTTCCCCAGTCGAATCCCGTCTGTCAGAGCGCGGAACCGGTGTTCCGGACCGCCGACTGGCACGAGCGCGAGGCCTACGACCTGGTCGGGATCGAGTACGACGGCCACCCCGACCTCCGACGGATCCTGCTGCCCGACTCGTGGCAGGGCCACCCGCTCGCGCTCGACTACGACCAGCAGAAACCTCAGATCGTCGAGTTCGCCGAGCACGCGAACCCTTTACAGCCCGATCGGGAGGGCCCCGAGTCAGACACGATGCTCATCAACATCGGACCGCACCACCCGGCGACCCACGGCGTGCTCCACCTCAAGACCATCCTCGACGGCGAGACCGTCGCGGACGTCGATCCCGACGTGGGCTACCTCCACCGCTGCGAGGAGCAGATGTGCCAGAACGGGGAGTACCGCCACCAGATCATCCCCTACTCCAACCGGTGGGACTACACCGCGAACCTGCCCAACGAGTGGGCCGTCGCCCGCGCGATTGAGGACATCACGGACATCGAGGTGCCCGAGTACGCCCAGGTGCTGCGGACGATGTCGACCGAGTTCGGCCGGATGCTCGGTCACTTCCTCGCGGTCGGCACCTTCGCGCTCGACGTCTACGGCGATTTCACGGCGATCTTTCAGTACGCCTTCCGCGATCGGGAGGTCGTCCAGGACATCCTGGAGGACCTGACCGGCCAACGGATGATGTTCTACTACTTCCGGCTGGGCGGGGTCGCCTGGGATCTGCCCCGCCCGCGCGAGGAGTGGATCGAGAAGTGCCGAGACTTCCTCGACGACCTCCCCGCGAAGATGGAGGAGTATCACGCGCTGCTGACCGGCAACGAGATCTTCCAGGTGCGGTGTCTCGACACCGGCGTCCTCGAACCCGAGGTGGCCAAAGACTACGGCTGCACCGGCCCGGTCGCCCGCGGCTCCGGCATCGACTACGACCTGCGCCGGGACGACTCCTACGGCTACTACCCGAACCTTGACTGGAACGTCGTCACCGAGGACGGCTGCGACAACTACAGCCGCGTCCTCGTGCGCATGCAGGAGGTCGAGGAGTCCGCGAAGATCGTCGAGCAGTGTCTCGATCTGCTCGAGGACTGGCCCGAGGACGAGCGAACCGTCCAGAGCAACGTTCCCCGAACGCTCAAGCCCGACGCCGGAACCGAGACCTACCGCGCCGTCGAGTCCGCGAAGGGCGAACTCGGCATCTACATCCGATCGGACGGCTCGAACTCGCCCGCCCGGTTCAAGATCCGCAGCCCGTGCTACCACAACCTCTCCGCACTCCCCGAGATGGCCGAAGGGGAGTACGTCGCCGACCTGATCGCCTCGCTCGGGAGTCTGGACATCGTCCTCGGCAGCGTGGATCGCTAG
- the carB gene encoding carbamoyl-phosphate synthase large subunit, translating to MSTDQHGGGDAAGDGRTILLIGSGPIQIGQAAEFDYSGAQACRALQEEGARVVLVNSNPATIMTDPEMADRVYIEPITTDAIAEIIREENPDGVIAGLGGQTGLNVTAELAEEGILEDHDVEIMGTPLDTIYATEDRDLFRQRMEKIGQPVPRSTTIVLDEGEEVSELTEEDLKDRVEAAVEEVGGLPVIARTTYTLGGSGSGVVHEMDELLQRVRKGLRLSRNSEVLITESIAGWVEYEYEVMRDADDSCIIICNMENIDPMGIHTGESTVVTPSQVVPDEGHQEMRTAALDVIRELGIQGGCNIQFAWRDDGTPGGEYRVVEVNPRVSRSSALASKATGYPIARVTAKVALGKRLHEIENEITGETTAAFEPAIDYVVTKVPRWPKDKFDDVDFELTTAMKSTGEAMAIGRTFEESLLKALRSSEYDPDVDWDEVRDDELEERYLARPSPDRPYAIFEAFERGYTVDDVCELTDIYEWYVERFKRVADATVAAQECDFTEAAIAGHTNATIAAAAGADVGTVEQEVPGRTYKQVDTCAGEFEAQTPYYYSARKNEFESGPLEGGAAAGELEVDRDLESVIVVGGGPIRIGQGVEFDYCSVHAVQALREMGIDAHVVNNNPETVSTDYDTSDGLFFEPITAEEVADVAEATGADGVMVQFGGQTSVNIGEPLEDELERRGLDCEVMGTTVEAMDLAEDRDRFNALMDELGIAQPEGGAAHSKEEAMELAHEIGYPVLVRPSYVLGGRAMDVVYDDAELERYIEEAVRVSPDKPILVDDFLEDAVELDVDAVADGENVLIGGIMEHVEAAGVHSGDSACMIPPRSLDDDVLARVRKVTEDIAGALDTVGLLNVQLAVRDGEVYVLEANPRSSRTVPFISKATGVPIAKVAATVMAGHSLDELDVEEQIPKQTSIKEVVLPFDRLPGSDPRLGPEMKSTGEVMGSADSFGKAYDKAQDATGKPIPESGTAIVDLSADKFPDPDTDAGEDLVSGFTEYFDLCEEVDLVGAVRDGKVDLIISRDRKLLEVAVEEEITYFSTPASAQAALEALQAKDEPIDVQAVTDRPKRTAEWGRAD from the coding sequence ATGAGTACGGACCAGCACGGCGGCGGGGACGCCGCAGGGGACGGACGCACAATCTTGCTGATCGGGAGCGGCCCGATCCAGATCGGGCAGGCCGCGGAGTTCGACTACTCCGGCGCGCAGGCGTGTCGGGCGCTCCAGGAGGAGGGCGCGCGGGTCGTCCTCGTCAACTCCAACCCCGCGACGATCATGACCGACCCGGAGATGGCCGACCGGGTCTACATCGAACCGATCACGACCGACGCGATCGCCGAGATCATCCGCGAGGAGAACCCGGACGGCGTCATCGCCGGCCTGGGCGGCCAGACCGGGCTGAACGTCACGGCGGAACTCGCCGAGGAGGGCATCCTGGAGGACCACGACGTCGAGATCATGGGGACGCCGCTGGACACCATCTACGCGACGGAGGACCGCGACCTCTTCCGCCAGCGCATGGAGAAGATCGGCCAACCCGTACCGCGGTCGACGACCATCGTCCTTGACGAGGGTGAAGAGGTCTCGGAACTGACCGAGGAAGACCTGAAAGACCGCGTCGAGGCCGCCGTCGAGGAGGTCGGCGGCCTGCCGGTGATCGCCCGCACGACCTACACGCTCGGCGGCTCGGGATCGGGCGTCGTCCACGAGATGGACGAACTGCTCCAGCGCGTTCGCAAGGGGCTACGCCTCTCTCGCAACAGCGAGGTTCTCATCACGGAATCGATCGCCGGCTGGGTCGAGTACGAGTACGAGGTCATGCGCGACGCGGACGACTCCTGTATCATCATCTGTAACATGGAGAACATCGACCCGATGGGCATCCACACCGGGGAGTCGACGGTCGTCACGCCCTCGCAGGTCGTCCCCGACGAGGGCCACCAGGAGATGCGCACCGCGGCGCTCGACGTCATCCGCGAACTCGGCATCCAGGGCGGCTGTAACATCCAGTTCGCTTGGCGCGACGACGGCACCCCCGGCGGCGAGTACCGCGTCGTCGAGGTGAACCCGCGCGTCTCGCGCTCCTCTGCGCTGGCCTCGAAGGCGACCGGCTACCCGATCGCTCGCGTCACCGCGAAGGTCGCGCTCGGGAAGCGCCTCCACGAGATCGAAAACGAGATCACGGGCGAAACCACGGCTGCGTTCGAACCCGCGATCGACTACGTCGTCACGAAGGTTCCCAGGTGGCCCAAGGACAAGTTCGACGACGTCGACTTCGAACTCACGACGGCGATGAAATCGACCGGCGAGGCGATGGCGATCGGCCGGACCTTCGAGGAGTCGCTCCTGAAGGCCCTCCGATCGTCGGAGTACGACCCCGACGTCGACTGGGACGAGGTCCGCGACGACGAACTCGAAGAGCGGTACCTGGCTCGGCCGTCCCCGGACCGCCCGTACGCGATCTTCGAGGCGTTCGAGCGCGGCTACACCGTCGACGACGTCTGCGAGCTGACCGACATCTACGAGTGGTACGTCGAGCGGTTCAAGCGCGTCGCCGACGCCACCGTCGCGGCCCAGGAGTGCGACTTCACGGAGGCAGCGATCGCCGGCCACACGAACGCGACGATCGCCGCGGCCGCCGGCGCGGACGTGGGAACGGTCGAACAGGAGGTCCCCGGCCGCACCTACAAGCAGGTCGACACCTGCGCCGGCGAGTTCGAGGCGCAGACGCCGTACTACTACTCCGCGCGCAAGAACGAGTTCGAGTCCGGTCCGCTCGAGGGCGGCGCGGCTGCAGGCGAGCTCGAGGTCGATCGCGACTTAGAGAGCGTGATCGTCGTCGGCGGCGGACCGATCCGTATCGGGCAGGGAGTCGAGTTCGACTACTGTTCGGTCCACGCCGTCCAGGCGCTCCGCGAGATGGGCATCGACGCCCACGTCGTCAACAACAACCCCGAGACCGTCTCGACGGACTACGATACCTCAGACGGGCTGTTCTTCGAACCCATCACCGCAGAGGAGGTCGCGGACGTCGCCGAGGCGACCGGCGCCGACGGCGTGATGGTCCAATTCGGCGGCCAGACGTCGGTCAACATCGGCGAACCGCTCGAGGACGAGCTCGAGCGCCGCGGCCTCGACTGCGAGGTCATGGGCACCACCGTCGAGGCGATGGATCTCGCGGAGGATCGCGATCGGTTCAACGCGCTCATGGACGAGCTGGGTATCGCCCAGCCGGAGGGCGGCGCCGCACACAGTAAGGAGGAAGCGATGGAGCTCGCCCACGAGATCGGCTACCCGGTGCTCGTGCGCCCCTCCTACGTACTGGGCGGCCGCGCGATGGATGTCGTCTACGACGACGCCGAACTCGAGCGGTACATTGAGGAGGCCGTCCGCGTCTCGCCGGACAAGCCGATCCTCGTGGACGACTTCCTGGAGGACGCGGTCGAACTCGACGTCGACGCCGTGGCCGACGGTGAGAACGTCCTGATCGGCGGCATCATGGAACACGTCGAGGCCGCCGGGGTTCACTCCGGCGACTCGGCCTGTATGATCCCGCCGCGATCGCTCGACGACGACGTGCTCGCCCGCGTCCGCAAAGTCACCGAGGACATCGCCGGCGCGCTCGACACGGTCGGGCTGCTGAACGTCCAGCTCGCGGTGAGAGACGGCGAGGTCTACGTCCTCGAAGCGAACCCGCGCTCGTCCCGTACCGTCCCCTTCATCTCGAAGGCGACCGGCGTCCCGATCGCCAAGGTGGCGGCGACGGTCATGGCCGGCCACAGCCTCGACGAACTCGACGTCGAGGAGCAGATCCCCAAGCAAACCTCGATCAAGGAGGTCGTCCTGCCGTTCGATCGCCTGCCGGGCTCCGATCCGCGCCTCGGCCCCGAGATGAAGTCCACAGGCGAGGTCATGGGCAGCGCCGACAGCTTCGGCAAGGCCTACGACAAGGCCCAGGACGCGACGGGCAAGCCGATCCCCGAATCGGGCACCGCGATCGTCGACCTCTCGGCCGACAAGTTCCCAGATCCGGACACCGACGCCGGCGAGGACCTGGTCTCCGGCTTCACCGAGTACTTCGACCTCTGCGAGGAGGTCGACCTCGTCGGGGCCGTCCGCGACGGCAAGGTCGACCTCATCATCTCGCGGGACCGCAAGCTGCTCGAGGTCGCCGTCGAGGAGGAGATCACCTACTTCTCAACCCCCGCGAGCGCACAGGCGGCCCTCGAGGCCCTGCAGGCGAAAGACGAGCCGATCGACGTCCAGGCCGTCACCGATCGGCCGAAGCGCACCGCAGAGTGGGGCCGCGCGGACTGA
- a CDS encoding DUF7553 family protein, which produces MTNDANDAAESDEPHEPDEHLKRVRERLQRAAETADRPVDTQLHSITAGVFEEQDGDLTQSEPGPKVDRIAEVAEKLDGLTEEASGETVKHIRIARDHCREYLAEGGGDEQPRGG; this is translated from the coding sequence ATGACGAACGACGCGAACGACGCGGCCGAGTCCGACGAGCCGCACGAACCCGACGAACACCTGAAACGGGTGCGCGAACGCCTCCAGCGGGCGGCCGAGACCGCCGACCGGCCGGTCGACACGCAGCTGCACTCGATCACCGCGGGCGTGTTCGAGGAGCAGGACGGGGACCTGACCCAGTCCGAACCGGGGCCGAAGGTCGATCGGATCGCCGAGGTCGCCGAGAAACTCGATGGCCTGACCGAGGAGGCCTCGGGCGAGACGGTCAAGCACATCCGGATCGCCCGCGATCACTGCCGCGAGTACCTGGCGGAGGGCGGCGGCGACGAACAGCCAAGAGGCGGGTGA
- the folP gene encoding dihydropteroate synthase, translated as MEYHEAADFLFGLRRFRPRPGTESTARLLAHLENSQESIDCVQIAGSNGKGSTARMLERTLREAGLSVGLYTSPHLDDLRERVRVDGRKIPRSAICAYVDEVRGYVTERAADGDSPTFFEAMTALALWHFGREDVDVAVLEVGIGGKYDATSVVDPIASAVTSVTLEHTGIIGDTEEAIARDKAHVAPDERPLVTGVTGAPLAAIREVAGDVVTVGAEDWTDAPGESGDEEETGPDVSVAYQGRTNHTEAAVSIDAGDWSVETRIPLPGSYQAENAGVAAALARQIADVSETEIARGLRNAHWPGRFEVIDTDPLVILDGAHNPGACEQLAETLGSYEYDRLHLVFGAMHDKDHRAMAAALPAPDRVIATEPALDRAEDSDVLAEVFASAGVEDVTTATAVQDGLATAIGGSDADDCVLVTGSLFAVAEARSRWTSAGIPKRIRDLSDARDALEGANVTDAGVYRTRGTAVHRVVKKSLQRRQASSLKAELLRLGGECALSGLQRDDENVDAVLMGTLAQFERLAENLEDRAHGLPEIARELRETLDIGPDAEPAIEARYPWHDRTAVMGILNVTPDSFHDGGEYDALEDAVARAEAMVEADVDVIDVGGESTRPGADPVPIEKEIDRVVPVIERIADLDVHVSIDTRKAAVADAALEAGADIVNDVSGLEDPEMRFVAADHDAGLVVMHSIDAPVVPERDVTYDDVVEDVIDRLSERVLLAEKAGLDRDQIVVDPGLGFGKSARESFELLGRIDEFAALGCPVLVGHSHKSMFDHVGREAGDRLAATVAATAIAADRGADVVRVHDAPENVAAVRTALAARDPDAYEWRG; from the coding sequence ATGGAGTATCACGAGGCGGCGGACTTCCTCTTCGGCCTGCGCCGGTTCCGTCCCAGACCCGGGACGGAGTCGACCGCGCGGCTGCTCGCCCACCTCGAGAATTCCCAGGAGTCGATCGACTGCGTCCAGATCGCCGGCTCGAACGGGAAAGGGAGCACGGCGAGAATGCTCGAACGGACGCTCCGCGAGGCGGGCCTGTCCGTCGGACTCTACACGTCGCCGCACCTCGACGACCTGCGCGAGCGCGTCAGGGTCGACGGCCGCAAGATCCCGCGATCGGCGATCTGCGCGTACGTCGACGAGGTGCGCGGGTACGTCACCGAGCGGGCCGCCGACGGTGACTCGCCGACGTTCTTCGAGGCGATGACGGCGCTGGCGCTGTGGCACTTCGGCCGGGAGGACGTCGACGTCGCGGTCCTCGAGGTCGGGATCGGCGGCAAGTACGACGCCACGAGCGTCGTCGATCCGATCGCGAGCGCGGTCACGAGCGTCACCTTAGAGCACACGGGCATCATCGGCGACACCGAGGAGGCGATCGCCCGCGACAAGGCCCACGTCGCTCCCGACGAACGACCGCTGGTGACGGGCGTCACGGGCGCCCCGCTCGCGGCGATCCGAGAGGTTGCCGGCGACGTCGTCACGGTCGGCGCGGAGGACTGGACCGACGCGCCGGGCGAGAGCGGCGACGAGGAGGAGACGGGGCCGGACGTCTCCGTCGCCTACCAGGGTCGAACGAACCACACCGAGGCCGCGGTTTCGATCGACGCCGGCGACTGGAGCGTCGAGACGCGGATCCCGCTTCCCGGATCCTACCAGGCGGAAAACGCCGGCGTCGCCGCCGCGCTCGCTCGACAGATCGCGGACGTCTCCGAGACCGAGATCGCCCGCGGGCTGCGAAACGCCCACTGGCCCGGCCGGTTCGAGGTCATCGACACCGATCCGCTGGTGATCTTGGACGGCGCCCACAACCCCGGCGCCTGCGAGCAACTCGCCGAGACGCTCGGAAGCTACGAGTACGATCGCCTCCACCTCGTCTTCGGCGCGATGCACGACAAGGACCACCGGGCGATGGCGGCGGCCCTGCCCGCGCCGGACAGGGTGATCGCGACGGAACCCGCCCTCGATCGGGCCGAGGACAGCGACGTCCTCGCCGAGGTGTTCGCGTCGGCCGGCGTCGAAGACGTCACCACCGCGACCGCCGTTCAGGACGGCCTCGCGACGGCGATCGGCGGAAGCGACGCGGACGACTGCGTCCTCGTCACCGGGTCGCTGTTCGCCGTCGCCGAGGCCCGATCGCGCTGGACGAGCGCCGGCATCCCGAAGCGGATCCGGGATCTGTCGGACGCTCGCGATGCGCTCGAAGGTGCGAACGTCACGGACGCCGGCGTCTACCGGACGCGCGGGACGGCCGTCCACCGGGTCGTCAAAAAGAGCCTGCAGCGCCGGCAGGCGAGTTCGCTGAAAGCGGAGCTGTTGCGGCTGGGCGGCGAGTGCGCCCTTTCCGGGCTGCAACGCGACGACGAGAACGTCGACGCCGTCCTGATGGGGACGCTCGCCCAGTTCGAGCGGCTCGCGGAGAACCTGGAGGACCGGGCCCACGGCCTCCCCGAGATCGCCCGCGAACTACGCGAGACGCTCGACATCGGACCCGACGCGGAACCGGCGATCGAGGCCCGCTACCCGTGGCACGATCGAACGGCCGTGATGGGCATCCTGAACGTCACGCCCGACAGCTTCCACGACGGCGGCGAGTACGACGCGCTCGAGGACGCCGTCGCCCGCGCAGAGGCGATGGTCGAGGCCGACGTCGACGTGATCGACGTCGGCGGCGAGTCGACCCGACCCGGCGCCGATCCGGTCCCGATCGAGAAGGAGATCGATCGCGTCGTCCCCGTGATCGAGCGGATCGCGGATCTCGACGTCCACGTCTCGATCGACACGCGAAAGGCGGCCGTGGCCGACGCCGCCCTCGAGGCCGGCGCGGACATCGTCAACGACGTCTCGGGGCTCGAAGATCCCGAGATGCGGTTTGTCGCGGCCGACCACGACGCGGGGCTGGTGGTGATGCACAGCATCGACGCGCCGGTCGTCCCCGAGCGCGACGTGACCTACGACGACGTCGTCGAGGACGTCATCGACCGGCTCTCGGAGCGGGTGCTGCTCGCCGAGAAGGCCGGGCTCGATCGCGACCAGATCGTCGTCGATCCCGGCCTCGGCTTCGGCAAGTCGGCCCGCGAGAGCTTCGAACTGCTGGGTCGGATCGACGAGTTCGCCGCGCTCGGCTGTCCCGTGCTCGTCGGCCACTCCCACAAGTCGATGTTCGACCACGTCGGTCGCGAAGCCGGCGACCGACTCGCGGCGACCGTCGCGGCGACCGCGATCGCCGCCGATCGCGGCGCCGACGTGGTTCGGGTCCACGACGCGCCCGAGAACGTCGCCGCGGTGCGGACGGCCCTCGCGGCGCGCGATCCGGACGCGTACGAGTGGCGGGGCTGA
- a CDS encoding WD40/YVTN/BNR-like repeat-containing protein — MTDQTRRDVLRLATASATAGVIALGSTAGAQTADNEWEQVESPTGKALNDAVDTAAGPFAAGADGNVLARREDGWQTVVDYGPQARSRRLTGVDATDDGRAVWFVGGSGVIGEYNVETRTLTNYSAPKGKTSTWEDCAVRGTAGENERLYFVNGSGELLVGVRQDSGAIQYAEVTKPGGGSTIPGIDCHAREAGHVCSTSQFVAETADGGETWERIGIDFAGGAFFDIASRGDRDVNVAAGSGIVYRYDGFRWTPHVVDDDRRAIRAIDRDGDDGLAAGDGGALYERQSAGQWRRYETSVETKLHGVASGARYDVAVGDGGTILERRVGGAGGDGGNETNETNATNATATDAASRLAALSGAEPLSVERYVEGEWVAPGEQ, encoded by the coding sequence ATGACCGACCAGACCAGACGCGACGTGCTTCGGCTCGCGACCGCATCGGCGACCGCCGGCGTCATCGCGCTCGGCTCGACGGCCGGCGCGCAAACGGCCGACAACGAGTGGGAGCAGGTCGAGTCACCGACCGGAAAAGCGCTGAACGACGCCGTCGACACCGCCGCGGGACCGTTCGCGGCGGGCGCGGACGGCAACGTCCTCGCTCGGCGCGAGGACGGCTGGCAGACCGTCGTCGACTACGGCCCGCAGGCCCGGAGCCGACGGCTGACGGGAGTCGACGCCACCGACGACGGCCGAGCGGTCTGGTTCGTCGGCGGCAGCGGCGTCATCGGCGAGTACAACGTCGAGACGCGGACGCTGACGAATTACTCCGCGCCCAAAGGGAAGACGAGCACGTGGGAGGACTGCGCCGTGCGCGGGACCGCCGGCGAGAACGAGCGCCTCTACTTCGTTAACGGCTCCGGGGAACTCCTCGTCGGCGTTCGACAGGACAGCGGTGCGATCCAGTACGCGGAGGTGACCAAGCCTGGCGGCGGATCGACGATTCCCGGCATCGACTGTCACGCTCGGGAAGCGGGTCACGTCTGCAGTACGAGCCAGTTCGTCGCCGAGACGGCCGACGGCGGAGAGACCTGGGAGCGGATCGGAATCGACTTCGCGGGCGGCGCGTTCTTCGATATCGCGAGTCGGGGCGACCGGGACGTGAACGTCGCCGCCGGGTCCGGAATCGTCTACCGCTACGACGGCTTCCGCTGGACGCCGCACGTCGTCGACGACGACCGACGGGCCATCCGGGCGATCGACCGCGACGGGGACGACGGCCTCGCGGCCGGCGACGGCGGCGCGCTGTACGAACGGCAGTCCGCGGGCCAGTGGCGCCGATACGAGACGTCGGTCGAAACGAAACTGCACGGCGTCGCGAGCGGGGCGAGGTACGACGTCGCGGTCGGCGACGGCGGAACGATCCTCGAACGTCGGGTCGGAGGCGCCGGCGGAGACGGCGGCAACGAGACGAACGAAACGAACGCAACCAACGCGACGGCGACCGACGCCGCGTCCCGCCTGGCGGCCCTCTCCGGCGCGGAGCCGCTGTCGGTCGAGCGCTACGTCGAGGGGGAGTGGGTCGCACCGGGGGAGCAGTAG